A segment of the Collimonas fungivorans genome:
GTATATCGACCTGCCGGAAAAAGTCGGCCAGGTTGTCGGAAAACTGCAGATCATCGATGGCGTGCTGTGGGTGCTGACCTACTCTGCCGCCGAGGGGAAATCGTATCTGATCGCAATCGAGTACAGCACAGGCGGCGCCACACCAGATGCTGCCCTCGCCGATTTTCCGAAAAACGTCTCAATGATAGAAGTGGCGCCTTCAACCGTCACTCCCGCCGCCATCACCTTGCCTGACGGCCGCCGGCAACTGGTGATCAAGGGCCGCGACGGCAAACCGCATGCCATTCGCCTCAATACGCCAGAGCGGCGCCTGCTAAGGACATGGCGGCAATTGCCTGTACCGCTGACCCCTGAATAGCCAAAAAAACCGTGGCAGAGGCATGACGTAGGGTGGGCAGATCTTCTGCCCACGCTGTATGTACTTCTCGCATGACCGACGGTCTGCGTGGGCACAAGTGCCCACCCTACGAGTTGGCGCAAATAAAAATGCCGTTCAGACTTAACTGAACGGCATTGCGCGGGCAGCGGGCTTTTCAGGGTTCAATCATCGTCGTCGTGATGGCGGCGATGTTCACGCCAGTTGCGGCGCCGCCACTCTTCGCGGCGCCATTCGTCGTCGCGGCGCTCCCGCCATTCGCGGTGCTCGCGCCAGCCCGGCTCTACATAGACTGGCTGCGGCGGGTAATACACCGGCGCAGGAACGTAACGAGGTTCGTATTGCACCACCGGCGGGTAATACGGCCGTACCGGCGGATCGACATAAATGCCGACACCGACATTCACGCCGCCGGCAGCAGCGCTGCCGGAAGCAGCAGCGGCGATGGCGCCGAACGCCAGACATGCTAAAAGTTTTTTCATTTCGTTTCCTGTTTGCCAGCACTGTTGCATATGGCGATATCGCCCGATGTTGTCATTCTGTAGCTTCAGTGTAGGGGCAATCGTTAGCCAATGTTGTTCTGAGGGGCAACAATTGTAACGTTAAGTAAATGAATGTAGCGAAAACGGAATGAAGAATTGCATTTGATCGCCGTTATTCAAATGCAATTCCGGCTGCCGAGCCTTAATCCAGGCCGCATCTTGCATAAGCAGTAAGAACAAAACCGGATTTCGACTCTCTAACAGAAGCTTCACCAGATCAGAGAGGGCAAAATGAAAACGTCACATCGCCTGTCTGCCGACAGGGGCCTCGGCTTCACCTTGATAGAGCTGATGCTGGTCATCGCCATCATTGGCATTCTGGCAGCGGTTACTATCCCGGCCTATCAAAACCACTTGAAGAAAGAAAAATTTGCAGAAGTGATTGCGGCAGGCACTGCAGCCAAACCAGCTGTCGAAACGTGCATGCAGCAGTTGAACACCAGCACCGGCTGCGACGGTGGCACCCATGGCATTCCCGCCGACTCCACAGGAAATCCAGGCAAGTATGTGGCTTCGGTCAGCGTCAAGAACGGCGTTGTCATGGTTGTCCCGCAGGCAAAAGACGGCCTTCTCGCGACCGACACCTACATATTGACGCCGACACCCGGCGCCCCGGTCAAATGGACGACAGCCGCGAGCGGTTGCATCGCCACGGCGCTATGTAAATAAATAGCGGAACCTGCTTCCCGCTGTGCCTGTCCAAAATTTTCATACTGTTTGAATGCGTGGATCTTCTGTAGTGAAAGCGGCAAAAACCGCCGCCTGCAGCCATGCATTCTGTAGCTGAATTTCAAGAGGCAAGCATGTACGGAGAGGTTGACTGGAAACACGCGCCGAAAGGCGCACGATGGTGGGCGGTGGATGCAAGCGGACATGCCCATTGGTTCATGGAGCCGACACACAAAGTCAGGACACATTTCTGGTATTCGCAGGAAGTCCACGCACCGGCCTTCGCCTATTCCGGCGACTGGCGCGAGAGCCTGACCGAACGGCCGGACAAATTCAAGTGAACGATAAGGCAACCCTGGGATCGAAACAGATATCAATAATCCCGGAGCCTGCCATGAAACGTCTCACAATCTTGTTTGGTCTGGCGGTGGTATTGCTCAGCGGCTGCATAGTTCCCCCGTACGGCGGGAGAGATGGCGGCTACCGGGATCGCGGCGACTGGCATGACCACCGCGATGACCGGGATGGCGATCGTCGCAGGGATGATGGTCCCCCTAACCGCTACTAGCTCAGGTCCTGGCCCGGTCTTTTTTCCTGTGGGTAAGCCAGGCGGCTACCAGCAGCACTTTCAGGGCCAGCAAAGCGGCTATTCCTACCACGCCAAGCTTGAGAGTGGCGCCAATGACGTAGGCGATCCCTACTGCGGCGCCCTTGATAACGGCAAACAGCAGGATTATGCATAGCAGACCCGCATAGAGCGGGTTGTCGCGCTGAAGTGTCGAGAGACGTTTCATACTTCCCTTCGTTTGGCTGTATAGCCAATGTACACGTTTCATTTGCCGTTGGAAATAGCCCTGCTGGTCCGGGTACTTCGCCACCTCCCCGCTATTCAGATAAAAAAAAGCCCGCCAGCCTTGCGGCAGCGGGCTAAATCCAAAACTTAGGGAGAGTTGGAGG
Coding sequences within it:
- a CDS encoding pilin; translation: MKTSHRLSADRGLGFTLIELMLVIAIIGILAAVTIPAYQNHLKKEKFAEVIAAGTAAKPAVETCMQQLNTSTGCDGGTHGIPADSTGNPGKYVASVSVKNGVVMVVPQAKDGLLATDTYILTPTPGAPVKWTTAASGCIATALCK